From the genome of Mustelus asterias chromosome 7, sMusAst1.hap1.1, whole genome shotgun sequence, one region includes:
- the LOC144495511 gene encoding uncharacterized protein LOC144495511 codes for MGPVLPNLHAQNRVGAPMNLPPILASCIFNLFLCLLPIAMNSSPTGHRAEDGHAHNHSRPFFFQPMPTPHMFTPPVPHFMHPPAFHPYFYPTVEIGGGLYYPMCPMPYPRSYGPQSPISHTNYRRPFFNSSLVARPTFYHSARFRHYPFRKNVTNTEVQTDSEANSDRSKRTHVAESVPCNSQTGETRVPKPSGFETNSGSTAAQRIAQGIRGEPKETEETSAALAAKSAKPGGFAFQKEKIRIECSEGAPSINVWRSFEATVPIYNPIPNKAEDRIQCEVWSVSACEGGVPFYGSFETDKIIPKTAECSIPVTPEMLLESKCADTTHESKAIGDQVPDSATTLEEVQTSPCKINESHKLPTNKIIHEASEKPSLQRCSSELCNKTGIGEDETRSKINEHIAETLNETMCEVSKSDGSLESVEEYVPSANVLAWLQNQAQNYRWRNGLPQPIRDRPGALNGSSEEISSQDEESSFDFFDAMPARKQVSYTHLMCNPHPPSASQPRPAVSGSKSPSQALPGKRCCSACGKETAAKKDKAICKNNSANRDVGSDAFSERDQLIGGNVMGSGRRKYRRISRESSSSNRNKKTRRSSDSERVSPDRNHNSRAGPSEKVKLGGFSRKKIFRRPTFPLSNRPPPEKPRGKRGALDAAKYPINKREQNGNGTEHQERQKPGQTAKPERKRKEEGKRRKCRRKATSVQNESDESVDEYWNKVGAKPKSATSTHGDAEHEKQQKIKATCKPVPLKRNTREFNEMESWDSSCLHGFQGNALRRGRTKKMLKKNSCL; via the exons TTGGCGCTCCGATGAATCTGCCACCGATACTAGCCAGttgtatttttaatttatttctttGCTTGTTGCCAATCGCGATGAATTCTTCACCAACCGGCCACAGAGCAGAAGATGGTCACGCACATAATCACAGCAGGCCTTTCTTTTTCCAACCAATGCCAACACCACATATGTTTACACCTCCTGTACCCCACTTCATGCACCCTCCTGCCTTCCATCCGTACTTCTACCCGACAGTAG AAATTGGTGGAGGTTTATATTATCCCATGTGTCCCATGCCATATCCAAGAAGCTATGGCCCACAATCACCAATAAGCCACACGAACTATAGAAGACCTTTTTTTAATTCGTCTCTTGTCGCTCGCCCAACATTCTATCACTCTGCACGATTTCGACACTACCCTTTTCGGAAGAATGTGACTAATACGGAAGTCCAGACAGACAGCGAAGCCAATTCGGATCGATCGAAAAGGACACATGTGGCAGAAAGTGTGCCATGTAATAGTCAAACTGGTGAGACAAGAGTCCCAAAGCCTTCAGGTTTTGAAACCAATTCAGGCAGTACAGCTGCTCAAAGAATTGCTCAAGGAATTCGAGGTGAACCAAAGGAGACAGAAGAAACGAGCGCTGCATTGGCAGCTAAAAGTGCCAAGCCAGGTGGATTCGCATTCCAAAAGGAGAAGATAAGGATAGAGTGCAGTGAAGGGGCGCCTTCTATAAATGTATGGCGGTCGTTTGAAGCCACAGTTCCCATATATAATCCTATACCTAATAAGGCAGAAGATCGCATTCAATGTGAAGTGtggtctgtgagtgcgtgtgagggtgGAGTTCCCTTTTATGGGTCGTTTGAGACGGACAAAATTATTCCGAAAACTGCAGAGTGCTCCATCCCGGTCACTCCGGAGATGTTGCTGGAATCCAAGTGTGCAGACACAACACATGAATCGAAAGCCATAGGAGACCAAGTTCCCGACAGCGCAACCACGCTGGAGGAGGTGCAAACCTCACCGTGTAAAATCAATGAAAGTCACAAGCTTCCAACAAATAAAATTATACACGAAGCATCTGAAAAACCTTCACTGCAAAGGTGCTCAAGTGAACTTTGTAATAAAACTGGAATTGGAGAGGATGAAACCAGGAGCAAGATAAATGAACACATTGCAGAGACATTAAATGAGACAATGTGTGAAGTGTCAAAGAGCGATGGTTCTCTCGAGTCAGTTGAAGAATATGTACCTTCTGCCAATGTGTTGGCTTGGTTACAGAACCAAGCGCAAAATTATCGCTGGAGAAATGGTCTTCCCCAACCCATACGCGATCGCCCAGGAGCCCTGAATGGCTCatctgaagaaatttcttcccaAGACGAAGAATCGTCTTTTGATTTCTTTGATGCTATGCCTGCCAGAAAGCAGGTGTCCTACACTCACCTGATGTGTAATCCACACCCCCCGTCCGCCAGCCAGCCGCGTCCTGCTGTAAGTGGCAGCAAGAGTCCGAGCCAGGCTCTTCCTGGGAAAAGATGCTGCAGCGCCTGTGGAAAAGAAACAGCAGCAAAGAAGGACAAAGCAATCTGTAAAAACAATTCGGCTAATCGGGATGTTGGCAGCGACGCCTTTTCTGAGAGGGATCAGTTAATTGGAGGGAATGTAATGGGCAGCGGGCGGCGGAAATACCGCAGAATCTCTCGGGAATCCAGCAGCTCAAATAGAAACAAGAAAACTCGCCGTTCCTCCGATTCCGAACGGGTTTCACCGGATCGGAACCATAATTCCAGGGCAGGTCCCTCGGAAAAAGTCAAACTGGGTGGATTTTCTCGGAAGAAAATATTCCGGAGACCAACATTCCCTCTTTCCAATCGGCCGCCACCAGAAAAACCCAGAGGGAAGAGAGGGGCATTGGACGCGGCTAAATATCCCATTAACAAAAGAGAGCAAAATGGGAATGGAACCGAACACCAGGAGCGCCAGAAACCGGGTCAAACCGCCAAACCAGAACGAAAACGTAAAGAGGAGGGAAAGAGACGGAAATGTAGGCGCAAGGCCACGAGCG TGCAAAATGAAAGTGACGAGTCTGTGGATGAATACTGGAATAAAGTTGGTGCAAAGCCCAAGTCAGCCACTTCAACACATGGTGATGCAGAACATG